The following coding sequences are from one Humulus lupulus chromosome X, drHumLupu1.1, whole genome shotgun sequence window:
- the LOC133804950 gene encoding probable cysteine protease RD19B: protein MDRSTLFTVFLLSLLSSTVVYAVKLKEGNDEDLLIRQVVSEGDDHILNAEHHFTSFKQKFGKTYATPEEHDYRFNVFKANLRRARRHQKLDPSAVHGVTKFSDLTPGEFHRTSLGLKPLRLPTDAQKAPILPTNDLPADFDWRDHGAVTEVKNQGSCGSCWSFSTTGALEGAHFLATGELVSLSEQQLVDCDHECDPEEQGSCDAGCNGGLMTNAYEYTVKAGGLQREVDYPYTGSDRGTCKFDKTKVVASVSNFSVVSLDEDQIAANLVKNGPLSIGINAVFMQTYIGGVSCPYICGRHLDHGVLLVGYGAEGYSQIRFKNKPYWIIKNSWGQNWGEDGYYKICRGHNVCGVDSMVSTVAALNMNQA, encoded by the exons ATGGACCGATCCACTCTTTTCACTgtcttccttctctctcttctATCCTCTACGGTGGTCTATGCCGTGAAACTGAAGGAGGGCAACGACGAAGATCTTCTGATCCGTCAGGTCGTGTCGGAAGGAGACGATCATATTCTCAACGCCGAGCACCACTTCACCAGCTTCAAGCAGAAGTTTGGGAAGACCTATGCTACCCCGGAGGAGCACGATTACCGCTTCAACGTCTTCAAGGCTAATCTTCGCCGAGCAAGGAGGCACCAGAAGCTTGACCCTAGCGCCGTTCATGGAGTCACTAAGTTTTCCGATCTGACTCCCGGTGAATTCCACCGGACTTCTCTCGGCCTCAAGCCTCTCCGCCTACCTACCGACGCTCAGAAGGCTCCGATCCTTCCGACTAACGATCTTCCCGCCGACTTCGACTGGCGCGATCATGGCGCCGTCACGGAGGTCAAGAACCAG GGTTCTTGCGGATCGTGCTGGTCGTTTAGTACCACGGGGGCACTGGAGGGAGCTCATTTTCTGGCCACCGGGGAGCTCGTTAGCTTGAGTGAGCAACAGCTTGTGGATTGCGACCACGAg TGCGATCCAGAAGAACAGGGTTCTTGTGacgcaggctgtaatggtgggcTGATGACTAATGCCTATGAGTACACAGTCAAGGCCGGTGGTCTTCAGCGTGAGGTGGACTATCCCTACACTGGGTCTGATCGTGGTACCTGCAAGTTTGACAAGACCAAGGTTGTCGCATCTGTATCTAACTTCAGCGTTGTCTCTCTTGATGAAGACCAGATCGCTGCCAATTTGGTGAAGAATGGCCCCCTTTCAA TTGGTATCAATGCGGTTTTCATGCAGACATACATAGGAGGAGTTTCATGCCCATACATCTGCGGAAGGCATCTGGATCACGGGGTGCTTTTGGTGGGTTATGGGGCTGAAGGTTACTCTCAGATCAGGTTCAAAAATAAGCCATACTGGATCATAAAGAATTCATGGGGACAGAACTGGGGAGAGGACGGATATTACAAAATCTGCAGGGGTCACAACGTGTGTGGGGTGGACTCTATGGTCTCTACCGTAGCTGCTCTGAACATGAATCAAGCATAA